The window TTCAGGCCCACCAGGTATTCCGCATTCTCTGCCACTCTACCACCTCGTCGCACTGCTGATCTTCCTGTGCCCTGACTTCAGTTTAGCCCTTGATGCCTGTGAGCGCGATGCCCTTTATCACCTGCTTCTGGAACAGAAGGAATATCACCACAAGCGGAGCAGTGGCTATCACGGACGCGGCCATCAGCCGCCCGAAGTACCACCCGTACTGCCCGTTGAGCACGGCGAGCACCAGCGGGAGAGTTCTCCGCTCGTTCGACTGTATCACGATGAGAGGCCAGGTGAAGCTGTTCCAGCTGCCCATGAAGGTCATGATGCCCAGCGTGGCGAGGCCCGGGCCGGAGAGCGGCATCACTACCCGCATGAAGATGCCGAACTCCCCGCACCCGTCTATCCGCGCCGCGTCGAGCAGGTCATCGGGTATCGTCAACATGAACTGGCGCATCATGAACGTTCCGAACACGCCCCAGAGCCCGGGTATTGTGAGAGCTTTGAGCGAATCTATCCATCCCAGATACTTGTAGAGTATGAACCCTGGAACCAGCGTCACCTGGGACGGAACCATAAGAGAAGCTAGAAAGGCCCCGAAGATGAAGTCTCGCCCTGGGAACTTCCTCTTGGCAAAGGCGTAGGCTGCAAGGGAGCAGAAGAACAGCTGGCCGATGGTTACGAAGCACGCAACAACCAGGGAGTTCATGAAGTATCTGCCGAAGGAGATCATGCTGAAAAGCTCAGTGTAGTTCAACAGAGTGGGGTGTACCGCGTAGAATTTGGGCGGAAATGCCATCACCTCAGCCTTGGGCTTGAAGGAGGTAATCACCATGTAGTAGAGGGGAATGAGCTCCAGTATGGCCCCAACTACCAGGATAGCGTAGAACCATCGCTTCGCCTGCCTGCTCGAGGTCCTGGCTATGTCGGTCTCGCCGGCCATGAGCACCGTCTCCCCTCAGTAGATGTCGTGCGGCTTGAGTATCTTGAGGTTGATCACCGTCATCACCATGATGATGAGGAACAAGATCCAAGCTATAGCGCATGCATAGCCCATGTTGAACTGGTTGATCCCCTGGTAGTACACGTACATGACCACCGTGAGCGCGGAATGGAGCACTCCGCCGAGGGCGTTTGAGCCGCTGAATATGTATGCGGATTCAAAGGTCTGAAACGCCCCGATCACAGATGTGACCACCACGAAGAGGAGCGTGGGCGTGAGGAGCGGGAGGGTTATGCCAAAGAACCTCTGGCTGGCCGACGCTCCATCGAGCTCAGCGGCTTCGTAGAGGTCCGACGGTATCGCCTGAAGCCCGGCCAGAAAGAGTATCATGTTCCACCCGAGCCCGCCCCAGATTCCCATAGTCATCAGTGACGGCTTAACAAGCCTTGGATCGCCGATCCAGTTGTATGGTCCGAGCCTCGCGAAGTGCAACAGGTAGTTCAGAAGCCCGTACTCCTGCGGGGAGAGGAGCCATGTCCACATCACCGACATGGCCACTGCAGAACACACCCCGGGCAGGAAGTACACCGCTTTGAAGAACTGCTTGAATCTGTCGGTGTTGTCGATGGCCACAGCTAGCAGCAAGGAGAGGGCTATCCCGATGGGAAGCCCCATCATCAGGAACACCGTGTTCCCAAGAGCAGTCCAGAAAAGCTCGTCGTGAACGAGTTCCACGTAGTTCCCGAGCCCCACCCACTCAGGAGTGGAGAGGAAGTCGTACCTTGCGAAGCTCAGAACCAGAGAGGCTATGAGTGGGCCTATCAGGAACACTACGAAATACACGATTGGAAGGGCCACGAAGAGGTATGAGTACCCGTGGTCGCGCAAGACCCTCCTCCTGTGCATGCGGCTCACCATCCTCTCACCTCCAGCAGGCAGCTACTCAGCCACTGCCGCCGCCTACGCCCCTACTGTATCTACCGCATCTCCTTGATCTTCCGGTTCATCGTGGCCGTCAGCGAGGCCAGGGTCTCGACCGGGTCGGCCCCGTTCACGATTATCTTCTGAATGGCCTCGTCGATGTATCTCTGCGCCGCCCTGAACGACAGCACAGTCACGTCCGGGCCTCGCGAATCCTTGAGCTGTCGGTATAGCGCGTCCTTCAAGGACGGGTCGGGCAGCTCTATCTCTTCCCAGGCCTTAAGATTAGACGGCAGCAGGAGCGAGTCTTTGAGCATGGCTTTGTAGTAGGCCACCTGAGCTTCGGGGCTCATAAGATACTTGATGAGTTTCCAGGCGGCCTCAGGGTTCTTAGTCTTCTTGAACATGGCGATCTGCTCTCCGCCGAGGAACGTCGTTCTCCTTCCAGATGGGCCAGCGGGCATCATGGCTATGCTCCACTTCCCTTTCATCTCGGGGAAGCCCTGGTCGAGATAGCCTGCCACCCACAGGCCGGAGATTCCTATCGGAATCTTGCCGCTCGTGAGGCCCTTTTCCATCTCAGGCCAGCCACCCTTATCCACGCCGTACTTGAGCCATAGATCGCCATATTGCTTCATGGCGGTCAGGGCCTCAGGCGTGTCGAGCGTGGCCACGGCGCCGTCCTTGCTGTAGAAATCGCCGCCTGCCTGCCAGAGAAACGGCGCGAACGACATCCAGCCCATGTTGCCCCACTGCACCGTTACGCCCTTCATGCCCTTGGCCTGCATTTTCTCGACGCACGAGTTGAACTCGGCCCAGGTGTCGGGGAACTGGGTGTAGCCCAGGCTCTTCAATATGTCTTTGCGGTAGTACATCACCATGAAAGTCCCGTCGGCCGTAGGAAGGCTGTATGCAGCTCCCCTGAACCTCGGGATACCCTGCTGCACGAGGTCGCGCGTGGCCTCTTCGAAGTCAGGGAAAGAGGTGAGGTCATACACAATCCCTTTGCGGCCGTACTCGATCCAGTTTCCCGAGGTGGCTATGTCGGGCGGGTTCGCACTTACCGCAGCCGTGAGCATCTTGGTTTCTGCGTCATTCCATGGAACCGTTCGGATCACGAGGTGGATCCCGTTCGCCTCGCACCACTTGGCCGTCACGGCCTTCCAGGCCTCGGCCTTCTCCTCGGCGTCCACCTTAAGCCAGGTGATAGTAGTTTTCGGTGCAGCCGCAGCCGGAGCCGTGGCCGAAGCTTCTGTCGCAATCGGGGCAAGGAGAAGCGTGAGAACTGCCAGGGCCGCCGCAAACCAAAGCGCCCGCTTCGTCATACCCAAATCACTCCTTGATAAGCTTAATTGCGATATCGCCGTGAATCGGCACAAGAACTACTCGGACCTCTCCCGAACTCGACCCTACACAATCCGTACCCACAATCTCACCTGTGAGAGTGTTCCAGAATTCAACCTTGTACGCCCCTGGCGCCATGCCCGAAAGCACCAGTATGCCACCTTTCACAGTGGGGAATTCCACAGCTAATCCGGCGCCTTTCTCCGCACCAGTCAATTGCCCGACCGTAGCCTGCGTAGTGCTCCCCTCCGAAGTGCTAGCCTGCGAGCCGCTCTGCTCCTGCCCTACCTTTTCCCAGAGAGCATCCTGGAGCAGGCGGTTGTATCCGTCATAGGTGTATGCCTTCGACGACACCCGAATCAGGCTCCGGCCTGGGGAGGTGATGCCGTGCGCCTCGAGCTGGTCCGTGCCGAGCACCTCAATGCGGCTCTGGGTGAACTCTTCAGTGTTCAGCGGTTCGCCCGCTACGAACCTGGCCAGGCCTGCATACTGGGGGTACAAGTCGTTCGGCTCTACGTAACTATCCCACCACCAGAGCATGCCAGTTCCGGCAGATCCCGACGTAAGGCCAGCCCAGAGCCCATCATGGAGGTGGATCCCGCTGGGGTCTATGGGCTCCTTGCTTGGAACGCCGAATTCTGCGAAGAGCACGGGCTTGCCGTACTCACTCAGTTTATCGACTGTGCCACCGAAAAAGGCGCCCCACGCAGTGTTGGAGTAATCGTGGACCTGGCAGTACGAGATCTCAGGCATATCCCACACCGATCCTCCCGAAGCGCCGGCCCCGGCGTACGACAGGCTGATGAGATGGGAATATGGATCGACCGACCTCATGTACGCGGTCATCTCTTTGACCCACGGCTTGAGCAGCGCGTCATTGGAAAGACCGTCGGTGAGGTCTACTTCGTTCCACCACTCCCAGGAGAAGAGATGAGTGGAGTAGCCCCACCTTGCGGCGATGTACCGCACCTTCTGCTCAAAGAGCCTAATTGACTCCGGATCAGTGAGGAAATCCACAGGCTGAGCGAGAGGCCCGCCATTCTTGGCGTTGTATGGGTTGCATGCCCACTCAGAGTCAACTCTCGTTCCGAACTGCCCATGGCTTATGAGGCATAGCATCAGGTAGATGCCCTTCTCCTCTGCGAGTTCAAACACGTGATCGAGCTGGTACGCCCTGTCTTGCCGGGCGTCGTAGTTGCCAAGGCGAGTATTCTGCCATTCCGGGGCGAAGCCCCATGATGCAAGCCAGATCCGGGCATAGTTGGCCCCGTTCCCCGACATCTCGCGGAACCACTTGTCGTAGGCCGCGGTCCCCCGCGCATCATACCAGGCCACGTTCTGCCCTATCAGGAAGGCTGGCGAGCCGTTGTCGAACTCGAACATGCGTGGGTTGGCGCAAGACACCCGAACGAACCCCGGATCCCAGGTATCGTTCGCCATGAACGGCATCACGTCGCTCTCCACCTGCCCCGTGCGGTCTTTCGCCCGCACAGCGCACTGCCATATTCCTACCTCGGTGGGAGTGAACCTCACCTTCCACACCGGCTGGCCGGCCTTGGTCAGGAACTCGCGCCCAGCCGATACCTTGCGTTCGAAGTCCTGATAGTAGAAGCCGGGCGCCTCTATCACTGTACCCGACGGAGATGTAAAGACCCCGATCACCTCGATTTGCCTGGGGTCATAGGGGTTATCGAAATTCGCGTCTATCTTCGCAGTGACCTCGAACTTGTGGCAGGCCTCCACGATCAGGCTGGCATCCAGGTTGTTAGCCACGGATTTGATCTCCAACTTCACATCAGCCTTCTTTGCAGGCGCGAGCTTGCTCAGCCTGACGTTGTCGATGAACAGCGAACCCGAGACGGCCCCAGACATGAAGAATTTGAACACCAGCCTGTGGACGTCCGTGGCGTCGGGAAGGTCCACTTCATTTCTCCAGCCGCTTGCGGAGTTTTTCCATGTCTTGGCCGTTATGTCAAACGTGATATCGCGGTTCCACCCCGGCGCGATGGCCACTGCAGGAGTCTCGTTCCAGCTCCAACTGGAGCCTGTGCACGCCGCCATGCTAAGCTGCATGGGAGCGCCTGTGGGATTGAAGATGTCTACCTTGAGAGTGGTCACTTCACTCCAGTTGGACCAGCTTGACAGGTCCTCAGTGATGAACGTGGCGGCTCCCTGTTTGGGCAGGGCGAAGACGGCCTCGAGCGAATGGCTGCCTTCCGAGGCGTTTTCGGCAGAGATGCGGGCCTCTTTCGACTGATCCCCATCGCCCCATGATGCGCCGACCGCCTTCCACTTGAGGCTCTTCTCGAAGCTTTCTGAGTACAGAAGCGCCTCCTCCATGGGGCCTCGCTTGCCCGCCCCACTCTCTTCCGGCCCCGGTCCGGCCTCAGGCAGAGGCAGCGTTCGGGCCCTGTCTACGAAGACCGATCCACCGTTTGAGTCTGCGGGGAACACCATTATCACCAGGCGCTTGATCTCACCCGCATCGACGAGTGTTGCAGTGTTCTGCCATCCCGACGCGGCTGATTTGAACTTGGGCGCAGTGAGGTCGAACGACACTGCCGTATTCCAACCCGGAGCTGCTGGCACAGGCGCCGACTCTTGCCAGGTCCATGCCGACCCCGTGCAAAGCGCGATCGAGACCCCGACAGGCTTCTCCCCCGGGTTGAAGAGGTCAATCCGCAGCTCGCCTGCGCCAGAGAGGTTGATGTCACGATTAACGTATGCGATTCCCCGGCCTTCTCTTGCGCCCCACGCTATCTCGAGAGAATGGCCGCCCTCGGTGAAGTTCTCCGTCGCCACGGCCACCCTTTCAGTGGCGTTGCCTTCCCACGACGCCTCGGCCGCGACCCACGCCGCTGCACCCTCGAACCCGTCCAACAGAGTCGACCCGTCGACCATTGGGCCAGCGGGCACATCGGTGTTCTCATTGAAGCCCACGGTGACGAAGGTCATGGCGAAGATGTGCACGTCGGGCATTTCGGGCAGGCTCACTTGCACGAGTTCCCTGTTCGAGTCCACGTGGAAACTGACCCTGAACAAGCACGGGGCTGGGGAGTTGTCTTTGTCGTTGATCCCATCATGCCTGTGGTCCATCCTGATCACAGCAGCCTCGCCCTGCTGCGATTCGCGGCACCAGTCGGTGATCCCCACCTTAACTGCCTCTGTGGACCCATCCGAGTACCCGAGAACGATCTCAGGCATGAAGCTGCCATTAGACGCAGCCGCCAGCAGGCAGCATGCCTTATACGTCCCAGTTGGCACTCGAATCTCCTGGCCCATGGCCGACACCATGTTGAGAGCATCGCTAGCCTTATCCGGGAACCTGAAAACCACGTTCCCGTAGGTCACAGTCGACCCTGAAGCCGGCAGAAGCTCGGCGGCGAATGTGCCCTTCCACCCGTCGAAATCGCCGTTGGATCTTTCGCGGTTCGAGGAGATCCCATCGCCGTTGAAGCAGGCAGCCAAATCCACCATCACCTGGGATTGCGCCTCGGCAGCAGCGAAGGCAGGCGCTCCGCCGATAGCGATCGCCAAACCCATCACCAGCATCCCAATGACGATAGCCGTCGTGACAGTTACAGATGCCTGTGAAGCTGACACCTTATTGGCTTTCAATTCTGTCACCTCCAACCTTGATCCCTGCAGGGATCTATCATGCCGGTGCACAGTCTGCCCTCCCCCACCCGCGCCTTGGCTCGGCCCCGGCGTGGGGCAACAGCAACTCACCTCCCATCGTTACAGCCACAGCTTCTCCGCAGTACCAACGACGTGTCGAGAATCTCGGATCTCTTTTGCGGCTCTTCCCCGGAGATAAGCGACAGCAACATCCTGGTAGCGTGTGTCCCAAGCTCATATACGGGTTGATGCACTGTGGAAATGGGCGGGTCGGTCTGCCCGGCGAGGCTGGCATCGTCGAAGCCCATCACGGCTACGTCCTCCGGCGCCCGAAGACCTGCGTCACGCAGCGCCATGATCGCGCCCATAGCCATCAGATCACTCGCCGCAAACACCGCCCTCACTGCTCTGCCGTTCGCAAGGAGAGCCTGCATGGCGGTGTATCCACCTCTGTGGGTGTAGTCGCCCTGCGCGACAAGGCCCTCGCTGTAGTCGATAGATGCCTCCTTGAGCGCCCGACGGTATCCCTGCAGCCTATCTACTGAGTTCGCATATGCTGGAGGCCCGGCGATCATCCCGATTCTGTCGTACCCGTGACCGATGAGATGACGAGTGATTTCGTAGCCGCCC is drawn from Clostridia bacterium and contains these coding sequences:
- a CDS encoding extracellular solute-binding protein yields the protein MTKRALWFAAALAVLTLLLAPIATEASATAPAAAAPKTTITWLKVDAEEKAEAWKAVTAKWCEANGIHLVIRTVPWNDAETKMLTAAVSANPPDIATSGNWIEYGRKGIVYDLTSFPDFEEATRDLVQQGIPRFRGAAYSLPTADGTFMVMYYRKDILKSLGYTQFPDTWAEFNSCVEKMQAKGMKGVTVQWGNMGWMSFAPFLWQAGGDFYSKDGAVATLDTPEALTAMKQYGDLWLKYGVDKGGWPEMEKGLTSGKIPIGISGLWVAGYLDQGFPEMKGKWSIAMMPAGPSGRRTTFLGGEQIAMFKKTKNPEAAWKLIKYLMSPEAQVAYYKAMLKDSLLLPSNLKAWEEIELPDPSLKDALYRQLKDSRGPDVTVLSFRAAQRYIDEAIQKIIVNGADPVETLASLTATMNRKIKEMR
- a CDS encoding sugar ABC transporter permease, producing the protein MVSRMHRRRVLRDHGYSYLFVALPIVYFVVFLIGPLIASLVLSFARYDFLSTPEWVGLGNYVELVHDELFWTALGNTVFLMMGLPIGIALSLLLAVAIDNTDRFKQFFKAVYFLPGVCSAVAMSVMWTWLLSPQEYGLLNYLLHFARLGPYNWIGDPRLVKPSLMTMGIWGGLGWNMILFLAGLQAIPSDLYEAAELDGASASQRFFGITLPLLTPTLLFVVVTSVIGAFQTFESAYIFSGSNALGGVLHSALTVVMYVYYQGINQFNMGYACAIAWILFLIIMVMTVINLKILKPHDIY
- a CDS encoding carbohydrate ABC transporter permease, with amino-acid sequence MAGETDIARTSSRQAKRWFYAILVVGAILELIPLYYMVITSFKPKAEVMAFPPKFYAVHPTLLNYTELFSMISFGRYFMNSLVVACFVTIGQLFFCSLAAYAFAKRKFPGRDFIFGAFLASLMVPSQVTLVPGFILYKYLGWIDSLKALTIPGLWGVFGTFMMRQFMLTIPDDLLDAARIDGCGEFGIFMRVVMPLSGPGLATLGIMTFMGSWNSFTWPLIVIQSNERRTLPLVLAVLNGQYGWYFGRLMAASVIATAPLVVIFLLFQKQVIKGIALTGIKG
- a CDS encoding LacI family DNA-binding transcriptional regulator, with protein sequence MSVTIKDVAAAAGVSPATVSYVLNGTNRVGVDTRDNVLKVIAELGYEPNVLAQALATQRTDAIGIVIPHTASYIFSDPYFSELLRGIGDTLAPSGHVILLSTATTEAETESAYSKMFKGKRADGLLLICSRLDDAYVSELSKVRFPFVLVGRPRAGLDVFSVDIDNTAGGYEITRHLIGHGYDRIGMIAGPPAYANSVDRLQGYRRALKEASIDYSEGLVAQGDYTHRGGYTAMQALLANGRAVRAVFAASDLMAMGAIMALRDAGLRAPEDVAVMGFDDASLAGQTDPPISTVHQPVYELGTHATRMLLSLISGEEPQKRSEILDTSLVLRRSCGCNDGR
- a CDS encoding DUF5060 domain-containing protein → MKANKVSASQASVTVTTAIVIGMLVMGLAIAIGGAPAFAAAEAQSQVMVDLAACFNGDGISSNRERSNGDFDGWKGTFAAELLPASGSTVTYGNVVFRFPDKASDALNMVSAMGQEIRVPTGTYKACCLLAAASNGSFMPEIVLGYSDGSTEAVKVGITDWCRESQQGEAAVIRMDHRHDGINDKDNSPAPCLFRVSFHVDSNRELVQVSLPEMPDVHIFAMTFVTVGFNENTDVPAGPMVDGSTLLDGFEGAAAWVAAEASWEGNATERVAVATENFTEGGHSLEIAWGAREGRGIAYVNRDINLSGAGELRIDLFNPGEKPVGVSIALCTGSAWTWQESAPVPAAPGWNTAVSFDLTAPKFKSAASGWQNTATLVDAGEIKRLVIMVFPADSNGGSVFVDRARTLPLPEAGPGPEESGAGKRGPMEEALLYSESFEKSLKWKAVGASWGDGDQSKEARISAENASEGSHSLEAVFALPKQGAATFITEDLSSWSNWSEVTTLKVDIFNPTGAPMQLSMAACTGSSWSWNETPAVAIAPGWNRDITFDITAKTWKNSASGWRNEVDLPDATDVHRLVFKFFMSGAVSGSLFIDNVRLSKLAPAKKADVKLEIKSVANNLDASLIVEACHKFEVTAKIDANFDNPYDPRQIEVIGVFTSPSGTVIEAPGFYYQDFERKVSAGREFLTKAGQPVWKVRFTPTEVGIWQCAVRAKDRTGQVESDVMPFMANDTWDPGFVRVSCANPRMFEFDNGSPAFLIGQNVAWYDARGTAAYDKWFREMSGNGANYARIWLASWGFAPEWQNTRLGNYDARQDRAYQLDHVFELAEEKGIYLMLCLISHGQFGTRVDSEWACNPYNAKNGGPLAQPVDFLTDPESIRLFEQKVRYIAARWGYSTHLFSWEWWNEVDLTDGLSNDALLKPWVKEMTAYMRSVDPYSHLISLSYAGAGASGGSVWDMPEISYCQVHDYSNTAWGAFFGGTVDKLSEYGKPVLFAEFGVPSKEPIDPSGIHLHDGLWAGLTSGSAGTGMLWWWDSYVEPNDLYPQYAGLARFVAGEPLNTEEFTQSRIEVLGTDQLEAHGITSPGRSLIRVSSKAYTYDGYNRLLQDALWEKVGQEQSGSQASTSEGSTTQATVGQLTGAEKGAGLAVEFPTVKGGILVLSGMAPGAYKVEFWNTLTGEIVGTDCVGSSSGEVRVVLVPIHGDIAIKLIKE